GATAGATTTTTACAAAACCCCGCAAATTTTGAAGTTACTGCTCAAGAGCTTCGAGAGCTTACACAAATTTTTAATCGTGATTTTACCACTGGCTATTTTCTAGCAAACCAAGGATCGGATCTAATGAGTTATAAAAGACCTAATAATAGAGGTTTATTTTTGGGAAGAATTTTGGAAACCAATGTTCAAGAACATAAAGCAAAAATTAAGCTTGAGGAACCTGTAGCCATTGGCGACGGCATTGAAATCTGGGTTTCCAAAGGTGGAAGAAAGGGCCTAACACTTCAAAAAATATGGGTAGGTGGTAAAAAAGTTACCGAGGCACAAGCAGGGCAGGAAATTACAATAGAAATAGCTGATAAGGTAAAAGCAGGTGATAGAATTTTTAAAACTCACGATGCAAAGCTTATGGCCAAAGCACAAGAATCCTATCAAAATCCAAATGCAGAAAAGAAGATCCCACTAAAAGTCTTAGTAGATGTAAAGGAAGGGCATCCATTGAGTCTAACCATGGAAGACGATGAAGGAAATAAAGTTACTGGACGGACTAGTTTTATTACAGAAAAAGCATTAAAGAGACCACTTACGGAGGATTATTTATGGCAGCAACTTGACCGTCTTGGTAATACTCCTTATTGTTTAGGTGAATTTTTTTGTAAAATTGAAGGCAATGTTATGGTGCCGGCCAGCGAAATTAATAATGTGCGTCGGAGTCTAGTAACAGAATTAGAACAAAAGAGACAACAAAAAGTTTCTAATCAGCCCATAGACTCTGTAGTTATTAAAGACTATTTTAATCAAAGATCCTATAAGCACCAAAGCCAAGGATTTATGTTGAGTGTTGCTGTAAGAAATTTTGACTCAGCTTTGGCAGCTATTGAAGGTGGAGCACAAAGAGTTTACATGTTTCACACTCCTTTTCGTTCCAGGGCGCTATCTAAGGCAAATCTTGATGACGTATTAGTAGAGGCGGCGAAGAACAATTGCTCTTTAGTATTGGCTTTACCACGTATTTGGCACGAACACGAAGCTGTTAAAATAAACCAGCTAATTACTTATTATACTAATAAAGGTATAGATGGATTCCTTGCAAGTAATTTGGGATCACTTAAAATTTTAATAGATTCTAGGATACGTAATAATATATACGCTGATTACCCTCTCAATATATTTAATAACTTAACAATAAAACAATTGCAGGAAATTGAGAATATTTGTTTATTGTGCCTCTCTCCGGAACTGAATTTTAAGCAAATCAAAGAACTTAATGCAAAAATAGAAGCACCTGTAGAATGCATTGTCCATGGTTCTTTACCTTTAATGATTTCCGAATATTGTGCCGTTGGTTCTCTAGTGGGAGGCAAAAATGCAGCTAATCCTTGTTCTAAACCATGTTTAAATGAAAAATATGCTTTGCGTGATCGACTAAATATAGAATTTCCTTTAGAAATGGATGAAAGCTGCCGTATGCATATTTATAACTCTAAAGAGCTTTGTTTAATTGATGATTTGCCTCATTTCACTGAAATAGGTATATTTAATTACAGAATTGAAGCACTAGGCAATGAACCAAAGAACATTAAGCAGATAACTAGTATCTATCGACAGTCTTTGACTGCATTAGATTCTGGATTAAAGGATAAAGATAAATTGGTCCACTATAAAGAAATGCTTGCAGCAAATAGTAACACTGGTTTTACAAAAGGACATTATTATCGTGGTGTGTTATAATTAAGCTGATAAGTTAATTTAAAAATAGGTGAAAGTATGCAAAAGACATATAACAAGCTTGAACTGCCAAAAATATTGGAAATGTTAATAGGGCTATGTACTAATTCCTTAAGTAAAGAATTAGCGGCCAACTTAGTGCCTGAATCAGACTTGACAGTATTAAAGAATTGGCAAGATGAAACAACAGAAGCTAGAGAGATATTAAGGTTATACCCCAATATA
This DNA window, taken from Bacillota bacterium LX-D, encodes the following:
- a CDS encoding DUF3656 domain-containing protein — encoded protein: MNDKIELLGPAGSKEAFIAAIQNGADAVYLGGKSFSARHYAANFDDKELEWAVQYAHRQNKLVYVTLNTLLRDDELEQAATYLNFLYGIGIDAVIVQDLGLVKLIRDLFPNLKIHASTQMTIHNAAGVKFLEELEIKRVVLAREVNLNDIEAIKKIANVELEIFVHGALCISYSGQCLMSSMIGGRSGNRGKCAQPCRMKYQLIKGKKQIASEQGEYLLSPQDLNTILYLPQILSSGVTSLKLEGRMKRPEYVATVIRIYRQAIDRFLQNPANFEVTAQELRELTQIFNRDFTTGYFLANQGSDLMSYKRPNNRGLFLGRILETNVQEHKAKIKLEEPVAIGDGIEIWVSKGGRKGLTLQKIWVGGKKVTEAQAGQEITIEIADKVKAGDRIFKTHDAKLMAKAQESYQNPNAEKKIPLKVLVDVKEGHPLSLTMEDDEGNKVTGRTSFITEKALKRPLTEDYLWQQLDRLGNTPYCLGEFFCKIEGNVMVPASEINNVRRSLVTELEQKRQQKVSNQPIDSVVIKDYFNQRSYKHQSQGFMLSVAVRNFDSALAAIEGGAQRVYMFHTPFRSRALSKANLDDVLVEAAKNNCSLVLALPRIWHEHEAVKINQLITYYTNKGIDGFLASNLGSLKILIDSRIRNNIYADYPLNIFNNLTIKQLQEIENICLLCLSPELNFKQIKELNAKIEAPVECIVHGSLPLMISEYCAVGSLVGGKNAANPCSKPCLNEKYALRDRLNIEFPLEMDESCRMHIYNSKELCLIDDLPHFTEIGIFNYRIEALGNEPKNIKQITSIYRQSLTALDSGLKDKDKLVHYKEMLAANSNTGFTKGHYYRGVL